In the Bordetella genomosp. 10 genome, one interval contains:
- a CDS encoding PepSY-associated TM helix domain-containing protein — MNLRTWAWLHKWSSLVCTIFLLLLCLTGLPLIFLHDLYGPLYEDPPPALQQLPPGTPRVSLDVIADQALRRHPAAHIEAIVGLSDSEPRLGVSMEIPKAEGGDEDIRLQLDARTARVLYDSSQHARKSTGPNFLNIMAGLHMNLLSGLPGAMLLAAMGILFLVALVSGVVLYGPFMRRIAFGTVRRGRSRRLKWLDVHNLLGIATVAWAAAVGATGAIQTFSDLMFDHWKDTVVHDALASYDGVHPPDPRHLVPVQQAVDVARQALPPNMDIVSVLYPGEDSVSPYHYFLWAKGARSYERFVFSPILVDAATGTLTSAASFPWYMRLIAIARPLHLGDYAGMPLKILWTVLDLIAIAVLGTGIYLWIAKF; from the coding sequence TTGAATCTCAGAACCTGGGCATGGCTGCACAAATGGAGCAGCCTGGTCTGCACGATATTCCTGCTATTGCTATGCCTGACGGGGCTGCCGTTGATTTTCCTGCATGATCTCTACGGCCCGCTGTATGAAGATCCGCCGCCCGCGCTACAGCAATTGCCGCCCGGGACGCCTCGTGTATCGCTCGACGTCATCGCTGACCAGGCTTTGCGCCGGCATCCGGCGGCGCATATCGAGGCCATCGTGGGGTTGAGCGATAGCGAACCCAGGCTCGGGGTATCGATGGAGATTCCCAAGGCGGAGGGCGGCGACGAGGACATCAGGTTGCAGTTGGACGCCAGGACGGCCAGGGTGCTGTATGACTCCAGCCAGCATGCGCGGAAAAGCACGGGACCGAATTTCCTGAACATCATGGCGGGGCTGCACATGAACCTGTTGTCCGGATTGCCCGGCGCCATGCTGCTGGCCGCGATGGGCATCCTGTTTCTCGTGGCGCTGGTTTCCGGCGTGGTCCTTTATGGACCTTTCATGCGAAGGATCGCGTTCGGAACGGTGCGTCGCGGCAGGTCCCGGCGGCTGAAATGGCTGGACGTCCATAATCTTCTGGGCATTGCGACGGTCGCCTGGGCCGCCGCCGTGGGCGCGACGGGGGCGATACAGACATTCTCCGACCTGATGTTCGATCACTGGAAGGATACGGTGGTGCACGACGCGCTGGCGTCATACGACGGCGTGCATCCTCCCGACCCCCGGCATCTGGTCCCGGTCCAGCAGGCCGTCGACGTGGCCCGCCAGGCGCTGCCGCCCAATATGGACATCGTCAGCGTGCTTTATCCCGGGGAAGACTCCGTCAGCCCCTATCATTATTTCCTGTGGGCGAAAGGCGCCCGCTCGTACGAGCGCTTCGTCTTCTCGCCGATATTGGTCGACGCGGCGACGGGAACGCTCACGTCCGCGGCTTCCTTTCCCTGGTACATGCGGCTCATCGCGATCGCCCGGCCCTTGCACCTCGGTGATTATGCCGGCATGCCATTGAAGATCCTGTGGACGGTCCTGGACCTGATCGCCATCGCGGTGCTGGGGACCGGCATATACCTCTGGATCGCGAAGTTCTAG
- a CDS encoding sensor domain-containing phosphodiesterase, giving the protein MTDSTPDKAFDRIVALTAKYFEAPIALISILDDQRQWFRASVGVDIRETPRRDAFCGYTILGRDVLEVSDATLDERFLDNPLVTGAPGIRFYAGVPLVTEDDIGLGSLCVIDTKPRSPLSERDLSMLKGFAGLVMGRIASLRDRNYIDEPTGLFNRLRLEADVALAFERHEELVVVAADMLSPRFINDVVNALGYPFFNEVILAMKERFQTLLPAGTMLYKISPTRFGFLLDSAHRAQETDLYKRILQAFQTPVISRGIPVRAEVGLGVLPLRLEQLQNQDWLRLVVSAANEARDRDIGWTHFEPRTDQAQQRAFTLLTELSRAIDTEDQFWLEYQPVLDLETGQCMTVEALLRWRHPTLGQIGPGEFIPLAEKTALMRPLSRWVLRRSIEQAVEWQRRGFRFKVAVNVSAQDLDGPSYVDLMMELLAQHGIDPSGFKIEFTESALMTEPEEVASRLRRARDAGVTVVIDDFGTGYSNWIYLRELPATVVKIDQSFVRNLAAGERDQRLAHSIIELARSMGFRVVAEGIETREALELLRSWGCNEGQGYFIARPMLPEKLIEWLDAHRPSAFASPPL; this is encoded by the coding sequence TTGACCGACAGCACGCCTGATAAGGCGTTCGATCGCATCGTCGCGTTGACAGCGAAATATTTCGAGGCACCGATTGCGCTCATCTCGATTCTGGATGACCAACGCCAATGGTTCCGCGCAAGCGTCGGGGTAGACATTCGGGAGACGCCGCGTAGAGATGCGTTCTGCGGCTACACAATCCTTGGCCGGGATGTATTGGAGGTCTCCGATGCGACGCTGGACGAGCGTTTCCTCGACAACCCGCTGGTAACGGGGGCGCCTGGAATCCGCTTTTATGCCGGCGTTCCACTGGTCACCGAGGATGACATCGGGCTGGGAAGCCTGTGTGTCATCGATACGAAGCCGCGCTCGCCGCTGAGCGAGCGGGATCTGTCGATGCTCAAGGGATTCGCGGGCCTCGTCATGGGGCGCATTGCGAGCTTGCGCGATCGCAACTATATCGACGAACCAACCGGCTTGTTCAATCGCCTGCGCCTCGAGGCAGATGTTGCGCTGGCCTTCGAACGCCATGAGGAATTGGTCGTCGTCGCCGCCGACATGCTCTCGCCGCGTTTCATTAACGATGTCGTCAACGCCCTGGGCTATCCGTTCTTCAATGAAGTCATCCTCGCGATGAAGGAGCGATTCCAGACGCTGCTGCCCGCGGGCACCATGCTTTATAAGATCAGTCCAACCCGATTTGGTTTCCTGTTGGATTCCGCGCACCGTGCGCAGGAGACGGATCTCTACAAGCGCATCCTGCAAGCATTCCAGACACCGGTGATAAGCCGGGGCATCCCTGTACGTGCCGAGGTCGGACTAGGGGTACTGCCCCTGCGTCTGGAGCAATTGCAGAATCAGGATTGGCTGCGGCTGGTGGTCAGCGCCGCCAACGAGGCGCGCGACCGCGATATAGGCTGGACGCATTTCGAGCCGCGCACCGATCAGGCGCAGCAGCGCGCGTTCACGCTATTGACCGAACTTTCGCGCGCGATCGATACGGAAGACCAGTTTTGGTTGGAATATCAGCCTGTGCTCGACCTCGAAACCGGCCAATGCATGACGGTCGAAGCCTTGTTGAGATGGCGTCATCCCACGCTCGGCCAGATAGGTCCCGGAGAGTTTATCCCGTTGGCTGAAAAGACCGCGTTAATGCGCCCGCTGAGTCGATGGGTGCTGCGGCGTAGCATCGAACAAGCCGTCGAATGGCAGCGCCGGGGATTCCGGTTCAAGGTGGCGGTGAACGTCTCGGCGCAAGACCTGGATGGACCCTCGTATGTCGATCTGATGATGGAACTGCTGGCGCAGCACGGCATCGATCCGTCTGGCTTCAAAATCGAATTCACCGAAAGCGCGTTGATGACCGAGCCGGAAGAAGTCGCAAGTCGATTGCGCCGGGCCCGCGACGCTGGCGTGACGGTGGTCATCGATGACTTTGGAACGGGTTACAGCAACTGGATCTACCTGCGCGAGCTACCCGCCACGGTGGTCAAGATCGACCAATCCTTTGTCAGGAATCTCGCTGCGGGCGAACGCGACCAACGCTTGGCTCACTCCATCATCGAATTGGCAAGAAGCATGGGGTTTCGCGTGGTGGCCGAGGGCATCGAAACACGTGAAGCGCTGGAACTGCTGCGGAGTTGGGGCTGTAACGAGGGGCAAGGCTATTTCATCGCACGGCCGATGCTGCCGGAGAAACTGATCGAATGGCTGGATGCGCATCGGCCAAGCGCCTTCGCATCCCCTCCTCTCTAG
- a CDS encoding TolC family outer membrane protein: MTNNKKKAQREQQPVHVPAPWQGLRLSILAAFVGLAGCTGAPSAPPRSDPGKDYIGTKVESEQDGDTVAKAVEAKQAGKAGDNAPGIHTAAGELVMGGAPEDTGGGFKGASDTISLPASAQGSQALLKARTGAQLDSVPTQPAPRLDETLVTPAPAAIDPEKMKAYDSAQPPTAEALSLQQVFAMALDNDPTLRGAYGEMQAVGYGVTAARAALLPNINIEANYARENQNVVKSENAVYQQGRASWGDNGYALTLTQPIYDPAAFQKWRQSQDAERKEVANFAYAQQDLMLRTATAYLSILAAEDQISLTDAERKTTRGQMDLVQAKFKAGQATQVGVSEVQARLDVQDANYLLVKNDLFDKQQALQEIIGYGDVQLLPIRKDLEPVVPQPLNPDAWVQKALEQNWSIRAAAAQVSVAEREVAVQKAGYLPTLNVKVSSGRNDTGGSLFGGGSTVNDTRAQLNLLIPVFQGGYTYGMSHAAASRLGTAQTQLSLVRRKVQRQVLTSLQSILASVDRIKALDSSVLAFQQALDLKQEGYRSGINDIVAVLDATRNLYNAKRQQAEARYNYLLDTLKLKQAAGVLSGMDIAVISRAVL; the protein is encoded by the coding sequence ATGACTAACAACAAGAAAAAAGCGCAGCGCGAGCAACAACCCGTCCACGTCCCCGCGCCTTGGCAGGGACTGCGGCTCTCCATCCTGGCCGCCTTCGTCGGTCTGGCGGGCTGCACCGGCGCGCCGTCGGCGCCGCCCCGCAGCGACCCCGGCAAGGACTACATCGGCACGAAGGTCGAGTCGGAGCAGGACGGCGACACGGTCGCCAAGGCCGTCGAAGCGAAGCAGGCCGGCAAGGCCGGCGACAACGCGCCGGGCATCCACACCGCCGCGGGCGAACTGGTCATGGGCGGTGCGCCCGAAGACACCGGCGGCGGCTTCAAGGGCGCCAGCGACACCATTTCCCTGCCCGCGTCCGCGCAAGGCAGCCAGGCGCTCCTCAAGGCCAGGACCGGCGCGCAACTGGACAGCGTGCCGACCCAGCCCGCGCCGCGCCTGGACGAAACCCTGGTCACGCCGGCGCCGGCTGCCATCGACCCGGAGAAGATGAAGGCCTACGACTCCGCGCAGCCGCCCACCGCGGAAGCCCTGAGCCTGCAGCAGGTCTTCGCGATGGCACTGGACAACGATCCCACGCTGCGCGGCGCCTACGGCGAGATGCAGGCGGTGGGCTATGGCGTGACCGCCGCCCGCGCGGCCCTGCTGCCCAACATCAACATCGAAGCCAATTACGCCCGTGAAAACCAGAACGTGGTCAAGAGCGAGAACGCGGTCTACCAGCAAGGCCGCGCCTCGTGGGGCGACAACGGCTACGCGCTGACCCTGACGCAACCCATCTACGATCCGGCCGCCTTCCAGAAGTGGCGCCAGTCGCAGGACGCCGAGCGCAAGGAAGTCGCCAACTTCGCCTACGCCCAGCAGGACTTGATGCTGCGCACGGCCACGGCCTACCTGAGCATCCTGGCGGCCGAGGACCAGATCTCCCTGACCGACGCGGAACGCAAGACCACCCGCGGCCAGATGGACCTGGTGCAGGCCAAGTTCAAGGCCGGCCAGGCGACCCAGGTAGGCGTGAGCGAAGTCCAGGCGCGCCTGGACGTGCAGGACGCCAACTACCTGCTGGTGAAGAACGATCTGTTCGACAAGCAGCAGGCGCTACAGGAAATCATCGGCTACGGCGACGTGCAGTTGCTGCCGATCCGCAAGGACCTGGAACCGGTGGTGCCCCAGCCGCTGAACCCCGATGCGTGGGTGCAGAAGGCGCTGGAGCAGAACTGGTCGATCCGCGCCGCGGCCGCCCAAGTGTCGGTGGCCGAGCGCGAGGTGGCGGTGCAGAAGGCGGGCTATCTGCCGACCCTGAACGTCAAGGTTTCCAGCGGCCGCAACGACACCGGCGGCTCCCTGTTCGGCGGCGGCAGCACGGTGAATGACACCCGCGCGCAGTTGAACCTGCTGATCCCCGTGTTCCAGGGCGGCTACACGTACGGCATGAGCCACGCGGCGGCCAGCCGCCTGGGCACGGCACAGACGCAACTGAGCCTGGTGCGGCGCAAGGTGCAGCGCCAGGTCCTGACCTCGCTGCAAAGCATCCTCGCCAGCGTCGACCGCATCAAGGCGCTGGACAGTTCGGTGCTGGCCTTCCAGCAGGCGCTGGACCTGAAGCAGGAAGGCTACCGGTCGGGCATCAACGACATCGTCGCCGTGCTGGACGCGACGCGCAATCTGTACAACGCCAAGCGGCAGCAGGCCGAGGCTCGCTACAACTATCTGCTGGACACCTTGAAGCTGAAGCAGGCCGCCGGCGTGTTGAGCGGCATGGACATCGCGGTCATCAGCCGCGCGGTGCTGTAA
- a CDS encoding SapC family protein, whose product MSAAVFYERAVALDRATHRDTRIQIQPDHYSFARETNALPISASEFADAGRHYPIVFVGDGPGSFHVAVLLGLEDKSNLFITDQGTWAPEAYVPAFARRYPFVLGTTNDEGRLAVCIDESYPGLNQQDGVALFDGDKETPYLAQMMEFLRVFQDEMELTKKMANRLHELGLIVAKSITISQNGRDHYLSGFWVVDDQKLAGLDDQRVVELFRSGLLRLIELHRASLGNVQRLAARLDERRRLKEQSRKDVESSTDIAPKEASAA is encoded by the coding sequence ATGTCAGCAGCAGTTTTCTATGAACGCGCTGTAGCCCTCGACCGGGCCACGCATCGCGATACGCGAATCCAGATACAGCCTGACCATTACTCCTTCGCCCGTGAAACGAACGCGCTGCCGATTTCCGCCAGCGAGTTCGCCGATGCCGGCCGCCACTACCCGATCGTGTTCGTGGGCGATGGCCCCGGCTCCTTCCACGTCGCCGTGCTGCTGGGCCTGGAAGACAAGAGCAATCTGTTCATCACCGACCAGGGCACCTGGGCGCCCGAAGCGTATGTGCCCGCGTTCGCGCGCCGCTATCCCTTCGTCCTGGGCACGACCAACGACGAGGGCCGCTTGGCCGTCTGCATCGACGAGTCCTATCCCGGCCTGAACCAGCAGGACGGCGTCGCGCTGTTCGACGGCGACAAGGAAACGCCGTACCTGGCGCAGATGATGGAATTCCTGCGTGTCTTCCAGGACGAGATGGAATTGACCAAGAAGATGGCCAACCGCCTGCACGAGCTGGGCTTGATCGTCGCCAAGTCGATCACCATCTCGCAGAACGGCCGCGACCATTACCTGAGCGGCTTCTGGGTCGTGGACGACCAGAAGCTGGCCGGCCTGGACGACCAGCGCGTCGTCGAACTGTTCCGCTCCGGGCTGCTGCGCCTGATCGAGCTGCATCGCGCCTCGCTGGGCAACGTGCAACGCCTGGCCGCGCGCCTGGACGAGCGCCGCCGCCTGAAGGAACAGAGCCGCAAGGACGTCGAGTCGTCGACCGACATCGCCCCCAAGGAAGCCAGCGCGGCCTGA